The proteins below are encoded in one region of Euryarchaeota archaeon:
- a CDS encoding helix-turn-helix domain-containing protein, whose protein sequence is MRPEPGLLPENLLKAQIDLAGRIVLADEQGGLVRELRDRLDFTQTDMARLLGIRRETLSRIESDRLTPSTRLIVTLSRMHALARGVREHLADRERQDLEPDHDYMAMLGNALRLPRNVASEVIIASINGYELKRKQILQELVKR, encoded by the coding sequence ATGCGGCCCGAACCAGGTCTCTTGCCAGAAAACCTGCTCAAGGCCCAAATCGACCTCGCGGGCCGGATCGTCCTCGCCGACGAACAAGGCGGCCTCGTGCGAGAACTGCGCGACCGCCTCGATTTCACTCAGACGGACATGGCGCGCCTCCTGGGGATACGCCGCGAGACCCTTTCACGGATAGAATCGGACAGGCTCACACCGTCCACACGGCTCATCGTGACCCTGTCACGCATGCATGCTCTGGCCCGCGGCGTGCGTGAACACCTCGCCGACCGGGAGCGCCAAGACTTGGAACCCGACCACGATTACATGGCGATGCTCGGGAACGCCCTTCGTCTTCCACGAAACGTCGCCTCCGAAGTCATAATCGCATCCATCAACGGTTACGAACTGAAACGGAAGCAGATCCTCCAGGAGCTTGTGAAACGATGA
- a CDS encoding 50S ribosomal protein L16, protein MPRKPGSMYREVSQMAYTRREYMGGVPGSRITQFDMGNSKANFPVEMTLVADETCQIRHIALEAARISATRVLTKYAGATGFHLKVRLYPHHVLRENKQASGAGADRVSQGMRGSFGKAVGTAARVTPGRKIMTVKCQVEHFQWAKDALRKANMKLPTPCHILVERGAELVQ, encoded by the coding sequence ATGCCACGAAAACCCGGCTCGATGTACCGCGAAGTCAGCCAGATGGCCTACACACGGCGCGAGTACATGGGTGGCGTCCCCGGGAGCCGCATCACCCAATTCGACATGGGGAACTCGAAGGCGAACTTTCCGGTCGAGATGACGCTCGTCGCGGACGAGACCTGCCAGATCCGCCACATCGCGTTGGAGGCGGCGCGTATCTCGGCCACAAGGGTCCTCACGAAGTACGCCGGCGCCACAGGTTTCCATCTCAAGGTCCGCTTGTATCCGCACCACGTGCTTCGCGAGAACAAGCAGGCGTCGGGCGCCGGCGCTGACCGTGTCTCGCAAGGGATGCGCGGCTCATTCGGCAAGGCCGTCGGGACCGCAGCGAGGGTGACGCCGGGCCGGAAGATCATGACGGTCAAGTGCCAAGTGGAGCACTTCCAATGGGCAAAGGACGCCCTTCGCAAGGCGAACATGAAGCTCCCGACGCCATGCCACATCCTTGTTGAGCGCGGGGCCGAGCTCGTTCAGTAG
- a CDS encoding response regulator gives MPLGRALIVDDSRAIRMFMSDKLKAAGFADVLEAKNAEEALKLYYDYKPEVVFLDMVMPGIPGNTLAEHILERFPEAKIVAVTSLGRESEEVTRSMAAGVRHFLRKPITDEGLAEILTALKLK, from the coding sequence ATGCCCCTCGGTCGCGCACTCATCGTCGACGACAGCCGCGCGATACGCATGTTCATGAGCGACAAGCTCAAAGCGGCGGGGTTCGCGGATGTCCTTGAAGCGAAGAACGCCGAAGAGGCCCTGAAACTTTATTACGACTACAAGCCCGAAGTCGTCTTCCTCGACATGGTCATGCCCGGGATCCCCGGGAACACGCTGGCGGAACACATACTTGAGAGATTCCCGGAGGCTAAGATCGTCGCCGTGACCTCGCTCGGTCGCGAGAGCGAGGAAGTCACCCGCTCCATGGCGGCGGGCGTGCGCCACTTCCTAAGGAAGCCCATCACCGATGAAGGATTGGCCGAGATATTGACGGCCCTCAAGCTGAAGTGA
- a CDS encoding polymer-forming cytoskeletal protein — translation MPGPLGSEVGGVPVPLGVLIFLIIFLGLFSTFTIGATLSRARPAASRPSGLWGSAALPPPDLLSLIDTVAHAKKPLATSAEPVEPRRPSAFGLNASTVVEGGSASERIRALDWIDIDVPTRNADEILRAFLRVGWQAKDTGRTVTTAEDEDALTTLSIVFPSVGSPTGHSSSAEEAVAMVDRGPTTSSMETPGRKGTTMRETTEPLVLNSVFAIGDLLIGDGVETETDFSATGDVTVGKGACVRGHVRAGGDLRLRSDAVVGDVSCGGELYLEKGARISGSVEAARGLSSGSRSPSETGPSRE, via the coding sequence ATGCCTGGCCCTCTTGGGTCAGAGGTCGGCGGTGTCCCCGTCCCCCTGGGCGTCCTAATCTTCCTCATCATCTTCCTCGGACTTTTTTCCACTTTCACGATCGGGGCCACGCTTTCCCGGGCGCGGCCGGCCGCATCAAGGCCAAGTGGTCTCTGGGGGAGTGCCGCCTTGCCGCCGCCGGACCTCTTGAGCCTCATCGATACGGTCGCGCACGCGAAGAAGCCGCTTGCCACATCGGCGGAACCAGTTGAACCGCGTAGACCGAGCGCCTTCGGCCTCAATGCGTCCACTGTCGTCGAAGGGGGATCGGCCTCGGAGAGAATCCGTGCGCTGGATTGGATCGACATCGATGTCCCGACACGGAACGCGGACGAGATCCTCCGGGCTTTCCTGCGCGTCGGCTGGCAAGCGAAGGACACGGGAAGGACCGTGACGACGGCGGAGGACGAGGACGCACTGACCACCCTTTCGATCGTCTTCCCGTCGGTGGGATCCCCGACCGGGCATTCGAGCTCGGCCGAGGAAGCGGTGGCGATGGTGGATCGCGGACCGACAACGTCCTCGATGGAGACGCCCGGCCGAAAGGGCACGACGATGCGCGAGACTACCGAGCCTCTCGTACTGAACTCGGTCTTCGCAATCGGCGACCTCCTCATCGGCGACGGCGTCGAGACGGAGACGGATTTCTCTGCGACCGGCGACGTGACCGTCGGGAAAGGAGCATGCGTTCGCGGGCACGTGCGGGCCGGCGGCGACCTGCGCCTTCGCAGCGACGCGGTAGTGGGTGACGTCTCATGCGGCGGCGAGCTGTATCTTGAGAAAGGGGCGCGGATCTCTGGAAGCGTCGAGGCCGCGCGCGGCCTGAGTTCCGGGAGCCGATCCCCATCGGAGACAGGCCCATCCCGAGAATGA
- the psmA gene encoding archaeal proteasome endopeptidase complex subunit alpha, with protein sequence MQPAQMYDRAITVFSPDGRLFQVEYAREAVKRGTTTVGVKFKDGVVLIVDKRITSHLIEPQSIEKIFKLDTHVGCATSGLVADARVLVDRARIDAQMNRVTYDEAIEVETLVKKICDFKQTYTQYGGVRPFGTALLVAGCDSEGVHLFETDPSGALMAYKASSIGAGRATVMEVFEEEFRDGLEKDPAIQLGLKALYRATEGKLNAPALEMGVVTQTENFRKLTGEEVKRYLDAVARQQ encoded by the coding sequence ATGCAGCCAGCACAGATGTACGACAGGGCCATCACCGTCTTCTCCCCCGATGGCCGCCTGTTCCAGGTCGAGTATGCCAGGGAAGCGGTCAAGCGCGGGACGACGACGGTCGGCGTGAAATTCAAGGACGGCGTCGTCCTCATCGTCGACAAGCGCATAACAAGCCACCTCATCGAGCCGCAGTCGATCGAGAAGATCTTCAAGCTCGACACGCACGTGGGTTGCGCGACGTCGGGGCTTGTGGCTGACGCGCGCGTCCTCGTCGACCGCGCCCGCATCGACGCCCAGATGAACCGCGTCACCTACGACGAGGCGATCGAAGTGGAGACGCTCGTCAAGAAAATATGCGATTTCAAGCAGACCTACACGCAGTACGGCGGTGTGCGCCCCTTCGGCACGGCGCTACTTGTCGCGGGTTGCGATTCTGAAGGCGTGCATCTCTTCGAGACCGACCCGTCTGGTGCCCTCATGGCTTACAAGGCCTCGTCCATCGGTGCGGGCAGGGCCACTGTCATGGAAGTGTTCGAGGAAGAGTTCCGTGACGGACTCGAGAAGGACCCGGCGATACAGCTCGGACTCAAGGCGCTGTATCGCGCGACCGAAGGCAAACTGAACGCGCCTGCGCTCGAAATGGGTGTGGTCACGCAGACAGAGAACTTCCGCAAACTGACCGGTGAAGAGGTCAAGCGGTACCTCGACGCCGTCGCGCGTCAACAGTAG